One Cucurbita pepo subsp. pepo cultivar mu-cu-16 chromosome LG09, ASM280686v2, whole genome shotgun sequence DNA window includes the following coding sequences:
- the LOC111802681 gene encoding uncharacterized protein LOC111802681 encodes MGSMNNSVDTVNAAATAIISAEARVQPPTPSKRRWGSCWSLYWCFGIGSQKNSKRISNAVLVPEPVVPGAVAAAVEHRPPSTTMVLPFIAPPSSPASFLQSEPPSHSQSPAGLLSLTALSVNSYSPNGPASIFAIGPYTYETQLVSPPVFSAFTTEPSTAPYTPPPESVQLTTPSSPEVPFAKLLTSSLSHTNRSFGTNHKFALSHCDFQPYQPYPGSPGAYLISPGSVISNSGTSSPFPDKHPILEFRMADAPKLLGLEHFTTRKWISRMGSGSLTPDGTGLGSRLGSGTLTPDGMGCSRLGSGSVTPNGMRQDSRLGSGTLTPDGLGHALQDGLLLDNQISEVASLANSGSGCPNDVTNHRVSFELTGEDVARCLAIKSMTSIRTESESSPKCHQNENKESSSREAETYEFFDIKTTSSTAPEKAAGEDNRCYQNQRAVTLGSFKEFNFDRTKGEMQNTASVGAEWWANEKVGVKEASSPGNNWTFFPILQSGVS; translated from the exons ATGGGAAGTATGAACAACAGCGTGGATACGGTTAATGCTGCTGCTACTGCGATCATCTCCGCTGAGGCTCGTGTTCAGCCTCCGACGCCTTCG AAACGAAGATGGGGTAGCTGCTGGAGTCTGTACTGGTGTTTTGGAATCGGTTCACAGAAAAACAGTAAGCGTATTAGTAATGCTGTACTTGTTCCGGAACCTGTGGTACCAGGagctgttgctgctgctgttgaACACCGACCACCTTCAACCACAATGGTATTACCTTTCATTGCCCCTCCGTCTTCTCCTGCATCTTTCCTCCAGTCCGAACCTCCATCACATAGTCAATCTCCCGCTGGATTACTCTCTTTAACTGCCCTTTCAGTCAATAGCTACTCCCCAAATGGACCTGCATCCATTTTTGCAATAGGCCCTTATACATATGAGACCCAGTTGGTCTCGCCTCCAGTTTTTTCTGCCTTCACCACTGAACCATCAACTGCTCCTTATACTCCTCCTCCTGAGTCTGTGCAATTGACCACACCCTCCTCTCCTGAAGTGCCATTTGCTAAATTGCTGACATCTTCTCTAAGCCATACTAATAGAAGTTTTGGGACTAACCACAAGTTTGCACTATCCCATTGTGATTTCCAGCCTTATCAACCCTATCCAGGTAGCCCCGGTGCCTATCTTATATCACCTGGATCAGTAATTTCAAACTCTGGTACATCTTCTCCTTTCCCTGATAAGCACCCCATTCTTGAGTTTCGCATGGCTGATGCTCCCAAGCTGTTGGGTCTTGAACATTTTACAACTCGCAAATGGATCTCGAGAATGGGTTCTGGATCTTTAACGCCGGATGGTACTGGTTTAGGTTCTAGGTTAGGTTCGGGAACTTTGACCCCTGATGGTATGGGATGTTCGAGATTAGGATCTGGATCTGTGACCCCAAATGGCATGAGACAAGATTCAAGATTGGGCTCTGGAACCTTGACGCCTGACGGTTTGGGGCATGCCTTGCAAGATGGTCTATTGTTGGACAACCAAATATCTGAGGTGGCTTCCCTTGCCAACTCAGGAAGTGGATGTCCAAATGATGTGACAAATCATAGGGTGTCATTTGAGTTAACAGGCGAAGATGTTGCACGTTGTCTTGCAATTAAGTCAATGACATCCATTAGAACCGAATCAGAGTCGTCTCCAAAGTGccatcaaaatgaaaacaaagaatCATCATCAAGAGAAGCTGAAACTTATGAGTTCTTTGACATCAAGACGACTTCTTCCACAGCACCTGAAAAAGCTGCAGGAGAGGACAATCGATGCTACCAAAATCAACGAGCTGTAACTCTCGGTTCGTTCAAAGAGTTCAACTTCGACCGAACAAAAGGAGAAATGCAGAATACAGCCTCGGTTGGTGCAGAGTGGTGGGCGAACGAAAAGGTGGGTGTGAAGGAAGCCAGTAGTCCAGGCAACAACTGGACTTTCTTCCCAATCTTGCAATCTGGGGTCAGCTGA